The window GTTTTGCACAAAAAAATACGAGCACTACAACGATTAGTGCAGCACCTCACGGTGTTAATGCCCGCTCTTAGCGGTCAGTTTTTACATTGGAGTAGAAAATGAAACTGCCTATTTACTTTGACTATTCAGCTACATGTCCAGTCGATCCACGTGTTGCTGAAAAGATGGTTCAGTGTATGACGATGGATGGTAACTTCGGTAACCCTGCGTCTCGTTCACACCGTTATGGCTGGCAGGCAGAAGAATCAGTAGATAATGCTCGTGAGCAAATTGCCGATCTACTAAATGCAGACCCACGTGAGATTGTTTTCACGTCAGGAGCTACAGAGTCAGATAACCTTGCTATCAAAGGTGCAGCGCACTTTTACGAGAAGAAAGGTAAGCACGTAATCACGTGCAAAACAGAACACAAAGCGGTTCTTGATCCATGTCGCCAACTAGAGCGTGAAGGTTTTGAGGTTACATACCTTGAGCCAGAAGCAAACGGCATCATTGATCTAGACAAGCTTCAAGCTGCAATGCGTGAAGATACTGTTCTAGTTTCTATCATGCACGTAAACAACGAGATTGGTGTAATCCAAGATATCGGTGCAATCGGCGAATTATGTCGTGCACGTAAGATCATCTTCCACGTTGATGCGGCGCAGTCTGCGGGTAAAATCCCACTAGACGTAAAAGAGATGAAAGTTGATCTTATCTCTATGTCTGCACACAAAGCATACGGCCCTAAAGGCATCGGCGCTTTGTACGTTCGTCGTAAGCCACGTATTCGCCTTGAAGCGCAAATGCACGGTGGCGGTCATGAACGTGGTTTCCGTTCTGGTACTCTTGCTACTCACCAAATCGTGGGTATGGGCGAAGCGTTTGCTATCGCTAAACAAGACATGCAGAAAGACTACGATCACGCACTAGCACTTCGTGAGCGCCTATTGAAAGGTGTTCAAGATCTAGAAGCCGTAACCGTAAACGGCGACTTAGACCAACGTGTACCACACAACCTAAACGTGAGCTTCGCTTTCGTTGAAGGTGAGTCTCTGCTTATGTCTCTAAAAGACCTAGCAGTATCATCGGGTTCAGCATGTACATCAGCAAGCCTAGAGCCTTCATACGTTCTACGTGCTCTTGGTCTAAACGATGAACTGGCACATAGCTCAGTACGTTTCTCATTCGGCCGTTTCACAACGGAAGAAGAAATCGACTACGCGATTGCACAAATCCGTGTAGCGGTAAACAAATTACGCGACATGTCTCCTCTATGGGATATGTATAAAGAAGGGATTGATTTGAACACTGTTGAGTGGGCTCATCACTAATCTCACGGAAATAGAGGATTCGAGGTAACTATCATGGCATATAGCGAAAAAGTAATTGATCACTACGAAAACCCACGTAACGTAGGTTCGTTTGATAAAGAAGACCCAAGTGTAGGTAGCGGCATGGTTGGCGCACCGGCTTGTGGTGACGTAATGAAACTGCAAATCAAAGTATCTGCAGAAGGCATTATTGAAGACGCAAAATTCAAGACTTACGGTTGCGGTAGCGCAATCGCTTCTAGCTCACTAGTTACAGAGTGGGTTAAAGGTAAAAGTATTGACGAAGCAGCTGCTATTAAAAACTCTGAAATCGCAGAAGAGCTTGAGTTGCCACCAGTGAAAGTTCACTGTTCAATTCTTGCTGAAGATGCAATCAAAGCAGCTGTTGCGGATTACAAAAAGAAGCACTAATCGCTTCAATACCGTAATTACGTCGACAAAATAAGTAATATTTGGGAGCACCCTTTGTGCTCCCACCTGAGTTCTCAATTTATATAAAACACAAGGTTGTAGTATGGCCATCACCATGACAGATACGGCAGCAAGCCGAGTTCAAGCTTTCCTAGATAACCGTGGTAAAGGTCTCGGGTTACGCTTAGCAGTAAAAACTACTGGCTGTTCGGGTATGGCGTATGTACTGGAATTCGTTGACGAGCTTAACGAAGAAGACGAAGTGTTTGAGCACTCTGGTGTTAAGGTCATCATTGATCCAAAGAGCCTAGTATACCTAGACGGTACTGAGCTTGATTATGTAAAAGAAGGCCTAAACGAAGGTTTTGAATTCAACAACCCGAACGCGAAAGGCGAATGTGGTTGTGGTGAGAGCTTCAATGTTTAAACGCTTGAATCGTTAAGCGTTGTAAGCGAAGAATAAAATTAGGCTCTGAACAAAGAGCCTAAACTTAGGACCACCTTTACATGAATCATTTCGAATTATTTGGGCTACCACTTCAGTTTCAACTGGATGGTAGCCTTCTTTCTTCTCAGTTTAGAGATCTGCAACGCCAATTCCATCCTGATAAATTTGCGATAGCTTCTGAGCGTGACCGCTTATTAGCCGTGCAAAAAGCGGCACAAATCAACGATGCGTACCAGGTATTGAAGAATCCAATCAGCCGAGCGGAATACCTGTTGGTTCAACACGGAGAAGACATTCGTGGTGAACAACAAACCATGCAAGATCCTATGTTCCTGATGGAGCAAATGGAACTGCGTGAAGAGCTGGAAGATATCGCAGACAGTTCTGATCCTGAAGATGCGCTATTTGCATTTGAAGGCAAGGTTAGCAAAATGTATAAACAACAATTAAGTGCTATCCAACAAGAACTCGAAAGCGAAGCTTGGCTAGAAGCTGCAGACCGAGTAAGAAAGCTTAAGTTTATTGCAAAATTAAAGAATGAAATCGAATTAGTTGAAGATCGTTTGATCGGCTAGTTTGTATAACAAGGACACATCCATGGCACTACTTCAGATTGCAGAACCAGGGCAAAGCGCCGCTCCTCACCAGCACAAGCTTGCAGTGGGTATTGATTTAGGTACAACAAACTCGTTGGTTGCTGCAGTACGCAGTGGCGAGGCGAGCACACTCGTTGATCAACAAGGTCGAAGCATTTTACCTTCAGTTGTTCACTACCAGTCGGAATCTTATACGACTGGCGATGAAGCTCGTGCTAACGCGCAGACTGACCCTAAAAATACCATTATCTCAGTAAAGCGATTAATTGGTCGCTCACTGTCGGATATTCAACAGCGATACCCGTCTCTGCCATATCAGTTTGAAGAAAGTGATAATGGTCTACCTGTGATCCGTACAGAACAAGGCAACAAGAACCCAATCCAGGTTTCTGCTGATATTCTACGAGCGCTTGGCCAACGTGCTGAGACTACGCTAGGCGGTGAGTTATCTGGCGCCGTAATTACGGTTCCTGCGTATTTTGATGATGCACAGCGTGCTGGTACAAAAGACGCGGCTCAACTTGCTGGTCTTCACGTGTTACGTCTTCTTAATGAACCTACTGCGGCAGCGATTGCTTACGGTTTGGATTCTGGTAAAGAAGGGGTGATTGCGGTTTATGACCTTGGCGGTGGCACTTTTGATATCTCTATCTTACGCCTGTCGAAAGGTGTCTTTGAAGTATTAGCAACTGGTGGCGACTCTGCATTAGGCGGAGACGACTTTGACCACTTGATCGCAGAACATTTCCAAGAGCAAATGGGCTTATCAGAGCTAACTGCAGAACAGAATCGTATTCTTCTAGATGCAGCAACAGAAGCGAAGATTGGCTTATCTGAAGCTGAAAGCGTTAATGTTGAAGTGTTGGGTTGGGCTGGTTCATTAACTCGTGAAGAGTTTGAAGACATCATTAAGCCGCTTGTTAAGAAAACACTGCTTTCATGTCGTCGTGCATTGAAAGATGCCGAAGTTGACGCGGATGATGTTTTAGAAGTCGTGATGGTCGGCGGTTCAACTCGTACATTGCTTGTACGTGAAATGGTGGGTGACTTCTTTGGTCGTACGCCATTAACCAGCATTAACCCAGATGAAGTGGTTGCGATTGGCGCTTCTATCCAAGCGGATATCTTAGTCGGCAACAAGCCTGACTCTGAAATGCTGCTGCTTGATGTTATCCCGCTTTCTTTAGGTATCGAGACTATGGGTGGTTTGGTCGAAAAGATCATTCCACGTAATACCACGATCCCTGTTGCTCGCGCACAAGAATTTACCACGTTCAAAGACGGTCAAACTGCAATGACAGTGCACACCGTGCAAGGTGAGCGTGAGATGGTTGATGACTGTCGTTCATTGGCTCGTTTTGCTCTAAAAGGCATTCCACCAATGGCGGCTGGTGCGGCGCATATTCGTGTGACTTACCAAGTAGACGCTGATGGCCTGCTATCGGTGACGGCTATGGAGAAGAGCACAGGTGTTCAAGCTGAAATTCAGGTTAAACCGTCTTACGGCTTAAGCGATAATGAAGTGGCGAACATGCTGAAAGATTCGATGACGTTTGCTAAAGAAGACATGCAAGCGCGTGCTCTAGCTGAACAACGTGTAGAAGCAGATCGTGTTATCGAAGGTCTTATTGCAGCAATGCAAGCTGATGGCGATGAGCTGCTTGATGAGCAAGAAAAGCAGCAACTTCTGCAAGCTATTGAGGCATTGATTGAAGTACGCAATGGCGAAAACGCTGATGCCATCGAACTAGAAATTAAGAATACCGACAAAGCGAGCCAAGACTTTGCTTCTCGTCGTATGGATAAATCAATTCGAGCTGCACTGTCAGGTCAGTCAGTCGATAATATTTAATAGTTAGAGAATAGATAAACATGCCAAAGATTATTGTTTTACCTCACGAAGATCTATGTCCAGAAGGCGCTGTTTTAGAAGCAAAAACTGGTGAGACGGTTCTTGATGTTGCATTGAAGGCCGGTATTGGTATTGAACACGCATGTGAGAAATCGTGTGCATGTACTACATGTCACGTTGTGATTCGTGAAGGTTTCGACTCATTAGAAGAAAGTGATGACCTAGAAGACGATATGCTTGATAAAGCATGGGGTCTGGAAATGGAATCTCGTCTTGGTTGCCAAGCTAAAGTAGCTGATACTGACCTTGTAGTTGAAATTCCAAAGTACACACTGAACTTAGCTTCTGAAGAGCACTAAGAACTCAGCTCGACTAAACGTGTTAGTAAAACTGGCATAAAATATAAATCATTAAGATGACAAATCGTCGCTGATAAAGATAAGGAAGTGTTATGAGCTTGAAATGGATTGATTCGCGAGACATTGCGATTGAGCTATGTGATTTATACCCGGAGACTGATCCTAAAACCGTACGTTTTACAGACTTGCATCAATGGGTGTTAGATCTTGAAGATTTTGATGATGAGCCGAATCACTCGAATGAGAAAATTCTAGAGGCCATTATTTTATGCTGGATGGATGAGATGGACTAACCCTCTTGTTCTATAATTTGGTCGTTGGTTGGAATTTATCCAATATAAAACACAGCCAAGTTAACAATTCTTACTAAAAAAAGCGGACCTTATGGTCCGTTTTTTTATCAAAATGACATTTTACTTCTACATAATGCTAACATCAGAGCGCTAATAAAAAATAATCAGAATCACTCACTCAACGTGGTTCAAAGACAAGGAGAAATCATGTCTACACAGATGTCAGTATTTTTAAGTCAAGAAGCTGCCCAGCCTCAGTGGGGAGCAAGAGCTATCTTATCGTTTTCGGAAGCGGGAGCGACAATTCACATTGGTGAAGGCCACGATTTAGGTGCGGTTCAACGTGCTGGTCGTACGCTTGACGGACAAGGTATCGCATTGGTTGCACTTAGCGGTGAAGGTTGGGATCTTGAAAGTGTTTGGGCTTTTTACCAAGGCTACCGTGGACCAAAGAAAAAGAATGCATTGGAGTGGGATGCTCTAGCTGAAGCTGATCAAGTTGAATTAGAAGCACGTATCCGCGCGACAGATTGGACGCGTGACATCATCAACAAAACGGCTGAAGAAGTTGCCCCTCGTCAATTAGCGACAATGGCAGCTGAATACATCAAGTCAGTGGCACCAGCAGGCACTGTTAAAGCAAAAATCGTTAAAGACAAAGATCTCCTAACTGAAGGTTGGGAAGGTATCTACGCGGTAGGTCGCGGCTCTGAACGTACTTCAGCAATGCTTCAACTGGACTTCAACCCAACTGGCGATGAAAACGCACCCGTGTTTGCTTGTCTTGTGGGTAAAGGCATCACTTTCGACTCAGGCGGTTACAGCATCAAGCCAGGTCAATTCATGACAGCAATGAAAGCTGATATGGGTGGCGCAGCGACTATTACCGGTGGTTTAGGTCTAGCGATTGAACGCGGCCTAAACAAGCGTATTAAGCTTATCCTATGTTGTGCAGAGAACATGATCTCTGGTCGTGCATTGAAGCTTGGCGACATCATTACTTACAAAAATGGTAAGACTGTCGAGATCATGAATACCGATGCGGAAGGTCGTTTAGTTTTAGCTGATGGCCTGATGTTCGCAAGCGCTCAGAATCCAGAGTTGATCATCGACTGTGCAACGCTAACTGGCGCGGCTAAAAATGCATTAGGTAACGACTACCACGCACTATTGAGCTTCGATGATGAGTTATCTCATCAAGCACTAACAGCTGCAAACCAAGAGAAAGAAGGCCTATGGCCATTGCCTCTTGCTGACTTCCACCGTGGTATGTTGCCTTCAAACTTTGCTGATCTTTCAAATATCAGCTCTGGTGATTACACACCGGGTGCAAGTACAGCTGCTGCGTTCCTTTCTTACTTTGTAGATGACTACAAAAAAGGTTGGATTCACATGGACTGCGCGGGTACTTACCGTAAGTCATCAAGTGATAAGTGGGCTGCAGGCGCGACTGGTATGGGTGTTCGTACACTGGCTCGTCTTCTTATCGACCAAGCAAAATAATAATAAGAGTGAGCGGTATTTCGATACCGCTTATTCATAAACTCAGATCGAATGATCTTAGTAATTTCAGTATTTAATAACAAAAAAATGAAGTGAAGGAATCCCTATGGCTCTAGAAAGAACGTTCTCAATTGTTAAGCCGGATGCAGTTAAGCGTAACCTTGTCGGTGAAATCTACCACCGCATTGAAAAAGCTGGCCTACAGATTATTGCCGCTAAAATGGTTTCTCTTACAGAAGCGCAAGCAAGTGGCTTCTATGCAGAACATGAAGGTAAAGAGTTCTTTGGACCACTAAAAGAGTTCATGACTTCTGGTCCTATCATGGTTCAAGTACTTGAAGGCGAAAACGCGATTGCTCGTTACCGTGAACTAATGGGTAAAACTAACCCAGAAGAAGCGGCATGCGGCACTATCCGTGCTGACTACGCAATCAGCATGCGTTACAACTCAGTACACGGCAGCGATAGCCCTGAGTCTGCGGCTCGCGAAATCGAATTCTTTTTCCCAGAATCTGAAATTTGCCCGCGTTCAGCTGAATAAGCAGACAACAGCAAGTCTCAATAAAGGCTTCACTTCGGTGAAGCCTTTTTCGTTTCTGATGGATTCAAGCGTTACTCCCGAAAGCTACAAGGAACGCGGTTGGGAATTGGAGTGTGTTGTCGGAGATTCCAGATACCTCGTTCCTCGGTTCTGGAATGACGAGCAAGTAGGGTTAGTTGGAAGGCCGTGAAGATAACGAGCAGCGTTAGCAGGAGGTCGGAGAACGCGCAAGTATTCGGTGGTTAAAGCCCGTCATTCCCGAAAGCGACGGAGGAGCGTAATCGGGAATCTCTCTTTGAATTGGCCAAACTTAAGCAGGTAAATTTGACTGTGTAAATTTTAATCACTTAAGTTTGAATGTCTTAGTAAACACAAGGTTTTACAGTGCTTGTTGAAGTTGCGTAAAGGCTGTACAATTCGCGCCCTTAATTATTGTTCCGTCATTGAGAGGCATCATGACCACAGCTAAAGTCAATCTACTCGATTTTGATCGTAAAGGTCTTCGTAAATTTTTCACAGAAGAACTGAATGAGAAAGCGTTTCGAGCAGAGCAAGTGATGAAGTGGATTTATCACTTCGGTGTCGATGACTTCGAACAAATGAACAACATCAACAAAAAGTTACGTGAGAAACTGCTGCATCGCTGTGAGATTGTTGCACCTATCGTTTCTGAAGCTCAGCACTCTGCGGATGGCACTATTAAATGGGCGATGAGCGTTGGTGACCAAGACGTTGAAACGGTATACATCCCAGATGGTGACCGTGCGACGCTATGTGTATCTTCGCAAGTCGGTTGTGCGCTTGAATGTAAATTCTGCTCTACGGCTCAACAAGGCTTCAACCGTAACCTGAAAGTTTCAGAGATCGTTGGTCAAATCTGGCGTGCTGCACGTGAAATCGGTTTAGAGAAAGAAACGGGTCGTCGTCCAATTACTAACGTCGTAATGATGGGTATGGGTGAGCCTCTGCTTAACATGAAGAACCTAATTCCATCATTAGAGCTGATGCTTGATGATCTAGGTTTCTCTCTGTCTAAGCGCCGTGTGACAGTATCAACATCTGGTGTTGTTTCTGGTCTTGATCAGATGACAGACAACATCGATGTCGCTCTGGCGATTTCTCTACACGCACCAAACGATGCGCTACGTAGCCAAATCATGCCAATCAACGACCGTTGGGATATCCAAGATTTCCTAGCATCGGTTCGTCGCTACATTGCTTCTTCAAATGCTAACCGCGGTAAAGTAACGGTTGAGTACGTTCTGTTGGATCATGTGAATGATGATATGGACCACGCTCGTGAACTTGCTGAGCTAATGAAAGATACGCCTTGTAAGATCAACTTGATTCCATTTAACCCTTATCCGGGTTCGCCTTATAAGAAGCCAAGCAACTCTCGCATTGATCGCTTCCAAAAAACGCTGATGGAATACAACTACACAGTAACGGTTCGTAAAACTCGTGGTGATGATATTGATGCCGCATGTGGTCAGCTGGTTGGTGATGTTATTGATAGAACCAAGCGTACTAAAATGCTGAAAGCTGCCTCTGAAGCTAACTTAATCGCAGGTGATGTGATTCAAGTAAAAGCGGTTTAAATACCATTTAGAACGAAACAAGCCAGAAGGATTCCTTCTGGCTTGTTGCTTTTCTGGAAGGTGAATTTCCAATAATTGGATTTTTTCCCCACGCTTTCTTACATTTTTCGTTAAATTTTGGACAAAACCATGAGCTGACGGTAAATTTTGTCGAAAGTGTTTTTGCCTTGTAATGGCATTAGCTTATGATTAAATAATCTTAAATTAATTTAAGTGCTCGCTTGTTACCCGATAATCGTCAATGTGTCTATTTAGGTTGGCTACTTGATAAACTAGCTTCCTGAGAAAATCGCTCACCAACAGCGTGTGGTTTTCTACTTTAAGGGTTGATGAACTGGGTTGCAGGAAAAATTCCACATAGTAGGTTGTAAGATTGAGCTTAAACGAAAATAAAAAATGCTCTCATCAACCTGCGATAATACTTTAGAAGTTCACTCTCTATGAACACAGAACACGAAACACAAACACAAACGAAAGAAACCGTCGCTCCAGCAATTGAAGCGGGAACGCTGCTTAAAAATAAACGAGAATCTCTTGGTTTAACACAGAAGCAGATCTCTGATCGCTTGAAGTTGCGCGTTACGCTTATTCAGCAAATTGAAGAAAACCAGTTTGAATCAGATCAAGTGGCTACGTTTATGCGTGGTTACATTCGCTCATACGCGAAATATGTCAATCTTGACGAAAAGGTCGTATTGAGTGCGCTTCATCATGCCGGTGATGCTCAACATCAAGAACAAGAAATGCTGAGCTTTTCTCGTAAGACAAAAACAGAGAAGCACAACAGCCGTATTATGATCCTTACATGGAGCATCTTTGCTGTGATAGCGGGTATCTCATCACTTTGGTGGTGGCAGAACCAGCAGCAAGACACCCTATCTCAATCTCTCGTCAACACTGAAAGCTCGGAAGAGCTAGTGGTAGAAGAGTCGCTTGATCCTGAGTTGACTTCGTTAGAAGTGATTGAAGCTGAGCAAAACACAGAGACATCTCCTGTTACTGAAAATTCTGATGACCTTCTTACTGTAGTGAGTGCTGCTGAAGCCTCAGAGAATGTCGAGCAAGTAGAAGAGACACAAGACGTTGCAGAGGTTACCCCTGTAGCGGCTGAATCAGAGACAGTGACGCCTGAACCTGTAACCAACGAGCTAGTGATGCAGTTCTCTGCAGACTGTTGGATCCAAGTTAAAGATGCGGCAGGCAAGACTTTGTCTACTGGCATCAAAAAAGCAGGTCAGACACTCAATCTTTCAGGAACTGCGCCATACAAAGTGATTCTAGGTGCGCCAGAGGGCGTATCAATGACATTTGCAAGTGAACCCGTTGACCTTTCTGGGTATACTTCAGGCAAAGTAGCTAGAATAACCTTACCTTAGAGTTTATATGCAACACGAATCTCCTATTATTCGTCGCAAATCAACCCGTATTTATGTGGGTGATGTGCCGATCGGTGATGGTGCACCAATTGCTGTGCAATCCATGACCAACACAAGAACAACTGATGTCGCTGCGACCGTTGCTCAAATTAGAGCTTTGGAAAAAGTTGGCGCTGATATCGTTCGCGTATCTGTACCGACTATGGATGCCGCTGAAGCATTTAAGCTAATCAAACAGCAGGTTTCTGTTCCTTTGGTGGCTGACATTCACTTCGACTACCGTATTGCCCTTAAAGTGGCAGAGTACGGTGTTGACTGTCTGCGTATCAACCCTGGTAACATCGGTAACGAAAGCCGCATTCGCTCTGTTGTGGATTGTGCTCGTGATATGAATATCCCGATTCGTATTGGTGTTAACGGCGGTTCTCTTGAAAAAGAGATCCAAGAGAAATACACAGAGCCTACAGCAGAAGCGCTTGTTGAATCTGCAATGCGTCACGTCGATATCCTAGACCGTCTAAACTTTGATCAATTCAAAGTCAGCGTTAAGGCTTCTGATGTATTCCTTGCAGTCGGCTCATACCGTTTGCTTGCCAAGCAGATTGATCAACCTTTGCACCTTGGTATTACCGAAGCGGGTGGTGCGCGTGCGGGTTCTGTGAAATCAGCTGTCGGTTTGGGTATGCTTCTTTCTGAAGGTATCGGCGATACGCTGCGTATTTCGCTCGCGGCTGATCCTGTTGAAGAGATCAAAGTAGGCTTTGATATTCTTAAATCTTTGCGCATTCGCTCGCGTGGCATCAACTTCATTGCGTGCCCGAGCTGTTCTCGTCAAGAGTTCGATGTTATTAACACCGTTAATGCTCTTGAAGAGCGCTTAGAAGACGTTATTACCCCAATGGATGTATCAATCATCGGTTGTGTGGTTAACGGCCCTGGTGAAGCTGAAGTGTCTCACTTAGGTTTAGCCGGTAGTGCACGTAAGAGTGCCTTCTACGAAGACGGTAAACGTCAGAAAGAGCGCTTCGACAACGATGATCTTGTCGACAAACTTGAAGCTAAGATTCGTGCAAAAGCGTCAGTGCTTGATAAAGCAAATCGCATTGATGTAGAAAACTTAGAAGATTAATACAACGCGATGGGGTGTGATTGTCTATTCGCACTAACACCTGGTCGTGAGAAATTACGGAATAAATATTGTGGCTAAAAATATCCAAGCAATTCGAGGCATGAACGACTGCCTTCCAACTCAATCACCACTGTGGCAGAAAGTAGAAAGCGCAGTTAAAAGTGTGGTGAGCGCATACGGTTACAACGAAGTACGTATGCCTATCGTTGAAGAAACAAACCTATTTAGCCGTGCTGTTGGTGAAGAAACTGACGTTGTTTCAAAAGAGATGTACACCTTTGATGACCGTAATGGCGATAGCCTAACGCTGCGTCCAGAAGGAACAGCAGGTTGTGTACGTTCATGTATTCAAAACAGCCTTATTAACCGTGATGAACAGCGCCTATGGTACATGGGTCCAATGTTCCGTCACGAGCGTCCTCAAAAAGGTCGTTACCGTCAATTCCACCAATGTGGCGTTGAAGTGTTTGGCCTAGACGGTCCAGACGTAGACGCTGAACTTATTATGATGACAGCACGTCTTTGGCGTGAGCTAGGCATCGACAAACACGTTCGCCTAGAACTGAACTCAATCGGTTCTCAAGAAGACCGCGTAAGCTACCGCACTGCGTTAGTGGCGTTCCTTGAGCAACACATCGATGTGCTTGATGAAGATTGTAAACGTC of the Vibrio lentus genome contains:
- the ispG gene encoding flavodoxin-dependent (E)-4-hydroxy-3-methylbut-2-enyl-diphosphate synthase; amino-acid sequence: MQHESPIIRRKSTRIYVGDVPIGDGAPIAVQSMTNTRTTDVAATVAQIRALEKVGADIVRVSVPTMDAAEAFKLIKQQVSVPLVADIHFDYRIALKVAEYGVDCLRINPGNIGNESRIRSVVDCARDMNIPIRIGVNGGSLEKEIQEKYTEPTAEALVESAMRHVDILDRLNFDQFKVSVKASDVFLAVGSYRLLAKQIDQPLHLGITEAGGARAGSVKSAVGLGMLLSEGIGDTLRISLAADPVEEIKVGFDILKSLRIRSRGINFIACPSCSRQEFDVINTVNALEERLEDVITPMDVSIIGCVVNGPGEAEVSHLGLAGSARKSAFYEDGKRQKERFDNDDLVDKLEAKIRAKASVLDKANRIDVENLED